From Microbacterium sp. LWH11-1.2, one genomic window encodes:
- a CDS encoding DeoR/GlpR family DNA-binding transcription regulator has protein sequence MLPAERRTKVADLVRSAGVVSTEALASELDVSSETIRRDLLVLEEQGVLQKVHGGATIAGSSVAVSEPPFDVRSEEELQRKQRIASLAAGLIPSGSLAFIDVGTTALLAAKALPHALAATIVTASLRVAVELSDRPGLDVLVTGGRLRKGELALSGMLATATLAEMHFDVALLGSGGLHSEAGLTDYYYDEAQARRAIIARSARSYILCDGTKFEKIAQYRVAGLADFTGVVVDEAPDEPLAKALQQSGAQIISSS, from the coding sequence ATGCTTCCTGCTGAGAGACGGACGAAGGTCGCGGATCTCGTGCGCTCGGCGGGCGTCGTCAGCACGGAGGCGCTCGCATCGGAACTCGACGTCTCTTCGGAGACGATCCGCCGTGATCTCCTCGTCCTGGAAGAGCAAGGTGTGCTGCAGAAGGTCCATGGTGGGGCGACGATCGCTGGATCGTCGGTCGCCGTCTCCGAACCCCCCTTCGACGTGCGCAGCGAGGAGGAGCTCCAACGCAAGCAGCGGATCGCCTCGCTCGCTGCCGGATTGATCCCCTCGGGCAGCCTGGCCTTCATCGATGTCGGCACGACTGCGCTTCTCGCAGCCAAAGCCCTCCCGCATGCCCTCGCGGCAACGATCGTGACCGCATCTCTGCGTGTCGCGGTCGAACTGTCGGACCGGCCGGGCCTCGACGTGCTCGTCACCGGCGGGCGGCTGCGAAAGGGCGAGTTGGCGCTGTCCGGGATGCTCGCGACGGCGACTCTGGCTGAGATGCACTTCGATGTGGCGCTCCTGGGCTCGGGCGGACTGCACTCCGAAGCGGGGCTCACCGACTACTACTACGACGAGGCCCAGGCGCGGCGCGCGATCATCGCCAGGAGCGCGCGCTCCTACATCCTCTGCGACGGCACGAAATTCGAGAAGATCGCTCAGTACCGGGTGGCAGGGCTCGCCGACTTCACCGGTGTCGTCGTCGACGAGGCGCCAGACGAGCCGCTGGCGAAAGCCCTTCAGCAGTCAGGCGCGCAGATCATCTCGTCGTCCTGA
- a CDS encoding ATP-binding protein produces MSFHRRLVIIIACAFIAVGAALLTVQYLVVQQLFASAISVTAASCVPVSGLVNVAEGTTAPEGTDFTEVAPLTDGTLLTGTSGTGCTSFTDTAEFQMAAPMDTVSVDTVGIAVLQQSTFLADEVGGGLLLWSVVVLVAFTGVAAAIAFWLARRSLDRIGEVTATARDISERDLGRRLDLPGPDDEIKELGDTIDGMLDRLQSAFAAQDRFVANASHELRTPLTTTRTALEIPLEQGSVPVDLEPNMRRALRATEQSERLITALLALARSRTGLEHVEPVALDEVVEEEVEELDPHDVTLHTRIDGVDIEGDGMLAARAVRNLLENGIRHNVPGGDLWVRCRREGEHAVIEVENTGRRIPAETLALLTEPFYRGDESRTSAGPDGTGLGLAIVQSVATSHGGDLRLVARRGGGLVATLRLPVRPSVLGRSDARSGRRDDLRA; encoded by the coding sequence TCGGCGCAGCCCTGCTCACGGTGCAGTACCTGGTGGTGCAGCAGCTGTTCGCCTCCGCCATCTCCGTGACGGCCGCGAGCTGCGTTCCGGTCTCCGGGCTGGTGAACGTCGCGGAGGGGACGACCGCGCCCGAGGGGACGGATTTCACCGAGGTCGCACCTCTCACGGACGGCACGCTCCTGACAGGGACCTCCGGCACCGGGTGCACCTCCTTCACCGACACCGCCGAGTTCCAGATGGCCGCGCCGATGGACACGGTGTCCGTGGACACCGTCGGCATCGCCGTGCTGCAGCAGTCCACGTTCCTGGCCGACGAGGTCGGCGGAGGACTGCTGCTGTGGTCGGTGGTGGTGCTCGTCGCGTTCACCGGCGTCGCCGCTGCCATCGCGTTCTGGCTCGCCCGCCGCTCGCTCGATCGCATCGGCGAGGTCACCGCGACCGCCCGCGACATCTCGGAACGCGATCTCGGCCGTCGCCTCGACCTGCCGGGTCCCGACGACGAGATCAAGGAGCTGGGCGACACGATCGACGGCATGCTCGACCGCCTGCAGTCGGCCTTCGCCGCCCAGGATCGATTCGTCGCGAATGCCTCGCACGAGCTGCGCACGCCCCTCACGACGACCCGCACCGCGCTGGAGATCCCGCTCGAGCAGGGAAGCGTCCCCGTCGACCTCGAGCCGAACATGCGGCGGGCGCTGCGTGCCACCGAGCAGAGCGAGCGTCTCATCACCGCGCTGCTCGCACTGGCCCGATCGCGCACGGGTCTCGAGCACGTCGAGCCCGTGGCGCTCGACGAGGTCGTCGAGGAAGAGGTCGAGGAGCTCGATCCGCACGACGTGACGCTGCATACCCGCATCGACGGAGTCGACATCGAGGGCGACGGGATGCTGGCGGCCAGGGCTGTGCGCAACCTGCTCGAGAACGGCATCCGACACAACGTGCCCGGCGGAGACCTGTGGGTGCGCTGCCGTCGCGAAGGCGAGCACGCCGTCATCGAAGTGGAGAACACGGGGAGACGGATCCCGGCGGAGACTCTCGCCCTGCTCACCGAGCCGTTCTATCGTGGCGACGAGAGTCGCACGTCGGCGGGCCCCGACGGCACCGGCCTGGGACTCGCCATCGTGCAGAGCGTGGCGACGAGCCACGGCGGAGACCTGCGTCTGGTCGCACGGAGGGGCGGTGGGCTGGTGGCGACGCTGCGGCTTCCGGTGCGACCATCGGTGCTGGGCAGGTCGGATGCGCGCTCAGGACGACGAGATGATCTGCGCGCCTGA